A DNA window from Aspergillus nidulans FGSC A4 chromosome I contains the following coding sequences:
- a CDS encoding 40S ribosomal protein uS19 (transcript_id=CADANIAT00007021) — protein sequence MNVCFLKELAWKALGLDPSLRRALRPRPPSSRSGTESEPAQKIKKRRQFRKFTYRGIDLDQLLDLSSEQLRDVVHARARRRFNRGLKRKPMGLIKKLRKAKQEAKPNEKPDLVKTHLRDMIVVPEMIGSVIGIYSGKEFNQIEVKPEMVGHYLGEFSISYKPVKHGRPGIGATHSSRFIPLK from the exons ATGAATGTATGTTTCCTGAAAGAGTTAGCGTGGAAGGCTTTAGGGCTTGACCCTTCGCTTAGACGAGCCCTTCGGCCACGGCCACCCTCATCCAGAAGCGGTACAGAGAGCGAGCCCGCCCAAA agatcaagaagagaaGACAGTTCCGCAAGTTTACCTATCGCGGAATCgacctcgaccagctcctcgacctctcctCTGAACAGCTTCGCGATGTCGTGCACGCTCGTGCCCGCCGTAGGTTCAACCGCGGTCTGAAGCGCAAGCCCATGGGCTTGATTAAGAAGCTCCGCAAGGCCAAGCAGGAGGCCAAGCCTAACGAGAAGCCCGACCTCGTCAAGACTCACCTCCGTGACATGATCGTTGTCCCCGAGATGATCGGCTCCGTCATTGGTATCTACTCCGGTAAGGAGTTTAACCAGATTGAGGTCAAGCCCGAGATGGTTGGCCACTACCTCGGTGAATTCTCTATCTCTTA CAAGCCTGTCAAGCACGGTCGTCCCGGTATTGGTGCCACCCACTCTTCCCGTTTCATTCCCCTCAAgtaa
- a CDS encoding S-adenosylmethionine-dependent methyltransferase (transcript_id=CADANIAT00007020), producing MSNSTPLPSVKTKATPGPASNGLGRGLFAYTDIRTCDDILHIQDPFVAVLKTERLQDTCSGCFGKRHFDSYSGQEVSLKACTGCHVVKYCDKSCQSKDWKLTHSRECVIFRNLKPKVLPVNARALLRMVLRTEARKNAYTEEELVLFQTLETHIDDILNRNAPQAERIALTSRAVKEYSKTDMEEEKIVAYHARLDLNSFNLTNDDDIGIYLHPYAALINHSCDYNAVVGFDGSEIFVKAIRPIATGEQIFISYIDTTYPTRIRQKELQERYFFTCNCAKCLCAKDPEPTGEAGAAAREAYALLEESRASSCVTDEQKLVDVTKSLLSHDLPKTKQPFISILDEKIVSDISTGKFDQAFFNSALRVTRIDPQVYPYEAHPLRASHALTLAKLALYSYQSSCQLSSYEKNSLGVEGPQKKSQLHFGLLAWALFSDLVAKEGEYCTVPGFKERVRNGFAEVEKWLMSQGIDPGRMEKEIKRERRKLAMLVDKLHMLPVR from the exons ATGTCCAACTCAACCCCTTTGCCATCAGTTAAAACGAAGGCAACCCCTGGGCCGGCTTCAAATGGCTTAGGGAGAGGGCTCTTTGCGTACACAGACATTCGCACATGCGATGATATCTTGCACATCCAGGATCCGTTCGTCGCGGTCTTGAAAACTGAGCGACTCCAAGATACCTGCTCTGGATGTTTTGGTAAGAGACATTTTGACAGTTACAGCGGGCAGGAGGTCTCTTTGAAAGCCTGCACAGGATGCCATGTTGTGAAGTACTGTGACAAG TCTTGTCAATCAAAGGATTGGAAACTGACCCATTCTCGCGAATGCGTTATTTTCAGAAACCTGAAGCCAAAGGTTTTGCCAGTTAATGCGAGAGCGCTTTTGCGTATGGTGCTGCGCActgaggcgaggaagaacgcgTACACAGAGGAGGAACTAGTGCTGTTTCAAACTCTTGAAACTCACATTGACGACATACTCAATAGAAACGCGCCGCAGGCGGAACGCATTGCTCTCACTTCGAGGGCTGTAAAGGAGTATTCGAAGACGGatatggaggaagagaagatagTTGCTTATCACGCAAGG CTTGATTTGAATTCCTTTAACCTGACCAATGACGATGACATTGGTATATACCTACATCCCTATGCAGCTCTGATCAACCACAGCTGCGACTACAATGCCGTGGTTGGATTTGACGGCTCCGAAATCTTCGTGAAAGCAATCCGCCCAATTGCCACAGGCGAGCAGATCTTCATATCCTACATTGACACCACATATCCAACCCGTATCCGGCAGaaagagctgcaggagagATACTTTTTCACCTGCAATTGCGCGAAGTGCTTATGCGCGAAGGACCCAGAGCCAACTGGCGAAGCAGGCGCTGCTGCAAGAGAAGCCTATGCGCTCCTAGAAGAGTCTCGGGCTAGCTCCTGCGTCACGGATGAGCAGAAACTTGTAGATGTCACCAAATCTCTGCTCTCGCACGACCTGCCAAAAACCAAACAACCCTTCATCTCAATCCTAGACGAAAAGATTGTCTCTGATATCTCCACAGGAAAATTCGAccaagccttcttcaactccgCACTCAGGGTCACTCGCATTGATCCCCAAGTTTATCCCTATGAAGCACATCCTTTACGCGCAAGTCATGCGCTGACATTAGCAAAACTTGCGTTGTATTCATACCAGTCTTCCTGTCAACTTTCGAGCTATGAGAAGAATAGTCTGGGTGTCGAGGGACCACAGAAGAAGTCCCAGCTGCATTTCGGCTTGCTTGCTTGGGCCCTATTTAGCGACCTTGTTGCGAAGGAAGGGGAGTATTGTACGGTCCCAGGGTTTAAGGAACGGGTTCGTAATGGCTTCGCCGAGGTAGAGAAGTGGCTCATGAGCCAGGGGATAGATCCAGGACGCATGGAGAAGGAAATAAAACGGGAACGGAGGAAGCTTGCGATGCTTGTGGATAAGCTCCACATGCTGCCTGTTCGGTGA
- the nscA gene encoding non-reducing polyketide synthase aptA (transcript_id=CADANIAT00007018) — MKDNTHSTTLIFFGNEFPNDDLKGLFRCLLRLSKDRRFRQLAAFLEESTLVLKKEVAALPQPLRDLVPHFHTVLPLAELGDFRQGPLGAAMESALLTVLELGMFIGHYEAEGRDWNLLEHNTTLAGLSIGLLAAAGVALSTNLAEVAQNGAECVRVSFRLGVYVSEISRKLEAPQADGTLLSWAHVVTGETKSAIQDELSKYNSESGTPELLKVFISAADKTSVSVSGPPSRMKACFSSSHLLRYSKSFALPVYDGLCHASHLYNEDSINTVINSAESVIPVSRPVQLSLHSSNTGQPFPAATAHELFQAIGKELLTGTIYLDNIIDGIIKRIEGFNPSDLQVETFRTSIVFKSVRAALEGEFPDLEIKITDLIPWAFRDYGPRLPRSFAHSKLAVVGMACRMPGGGNDTELFWEILEQGRDVHTTVPADRFDLSTHYDPSGKTDNAATTPYGNFVDKPGLFDAGFFNMSPKEAEQTDPMQRLALVTAYEALEMAGVVPGRTASSNPKRIGTYYGQASDDWRELNASQNIGTYAVTGGVRAFGNGRINYYFKFPGPSFNVDTACSSGLAAVQVACSALWAGEADTVLAGGLNIITDPDNYAGLGCGHFLSKTGQCKVWDETADGYCRADGIGSVVIKRLEDAEADNDNIIAVVLSAATNHSAEAISITHPHAGNQKDNYRQVIDMAAVNPLDVSYIELHGTGTQAGDAVESESVLDVFAPRSPPRRPDQLLQLGAVKSNIGHGEAAAGIASFLKVLLMYQKNMIPAHIGIHTVINPTIPKDLEQRRVRLTQTNTPWPRLPGKKRIAMVNSFGAHGGNTTVLLEDAPERNKDVARENRSTHTVVISAKSKKSLQANIANLALHLEENPDIDLGDLSYTTCARRIHYTLRVGFAVSSIAGLKEALRKAGEKEALAEVRPTPGDVPPVVFAFTGQGAFYQGIARELFESFSYFRDEVLQLDHIVQRLGFQSIVPVIDGSIGENPSATVSQLSIVVIEIALAHLWTLLLGMQPSAVIGHSLGEYAALVVAGVLSTADGIFLAGRRAQLIEKCCTAGSHAMLSVRASVSEISKLLGNAKYEISCQNTLNDTVIGGTKANLDAARQVLESSSIKCVPVDVPFAFHTEQVDPVLDQLTRVAETVHFKAPSIPIISPLLRSVVFDGKTINSSYLIRATREPVHFAGAIEAAQDLGMVNDKTVWVDVGPHPICASFVRSLIPKARVASSCRRNEDNYATMAKNLVALHLAGCTPVWDEYFRANEKAYNLLTLPKYAWNDVNYWIQYIGTWTLDKAHLKYTGTNGPPQVKPSSSALRTSLIHEIIEETIGEETATLKTVSDLQHPEFLEAVHGHRMNNCGVATSSIWTDMSLTVGEYLYNKLAPGSKVHMNVGELEVLHATVANPAKNCTQNLYLDAHLDLRTQKMSLAWFNVDPATGSKAAESYATGSVRFEADAEKWKSEWERLTHLVLGRIETLESMAKDGQASQLSKALSYALFKNVVDYADHYRGMERVVMHDYEAFCDIKLTPERRGMFHTPPHWIDSVSHLAGLIMNGSDASNTRDYFFVTPGYESFRLLAKLDPDVKYQSYVRMFPLPEANMYGGDLYILQDNQIIGMVGHFKFRRVPRLLMDRFFSAEAASKQSVAASASSAPKTATKHAPLPASKPAQAPAEPTPSSLPTVQAQNTSPPQQVTPSKPAMNGVKTPEEEKPGKADAEGPNGTTSQPEATGVVGQCLQLIANETGQSVNELTPDATFVQLGVDSLMSLVLSEKFRAELGLEVKSSLFLECPTVGDMMDWLEQYC, encoded by the exons ATGAAAGACAATACGCATAGCACAACCCTAATCTTCTTTGGAAATGAGTTTCCCAACGATGATCTCAAAGGGCTGTTCCGCTGCCTGCTGCGGCTTAGCAAGGACCGCAGGTTTCGTCAACTGGCTGCCTTTCTCGAGGAGTCGACTTTGGTCCTCAAGAAAGAAGTCGCTGCACTTCCACAGCCCCTGAGGGATCTCGTACCGCATTTTCACACGGTATTGCCCCTCGCGGAGCTTGGTGACTTTCGTCAAGGTCCTCTAGGGGCTGCTATGGAGAGTGCACTCTTGACTGTGCTGGAACTTGGCATGTTCATAGG GCATTATGAAGCTGAAGGCCGTGACTGGAATTTGCTTGAGCACAACACCACCCTTGCTGGCTTGAGTATCGGCCTtttagctgctgctggtgtgGCCCTATCCACCAACTTAGCAGAGGTCGCCCAGAATGGAGCAGAGTGCGTTCGCGTGTCTTTTCGACTAGGAGTATACGTCAGCGAGATCTCGCGGAAACTCGAGGCGCCTCAAGCAGACGGTACATTACTGAGCTGGGCTCATGTTGTTACCGGAGAGACAAAGTCCGCCATCCAAGACGAGCTGTCAAAATACAACTCAGAATCAGGCACGCCAGAGCTTCTTAAAGTCTTCATTAGCGCTGCCGATAAGACTTCCGTCAGTGTAAGCGGGCCGCCATCACGCATGAAAGCCTGCTTCAGCAGTTCGCACCTCTTGCGGTATTCCAAGTCTTTCGCCCTCCCAGTATACGACGGTCTATGCCATGCGTCGCATCTGTATAACGAGGACTCGATCAACACAGTTATCAACAGTGCAGAGTCAGTCATTCCTGTCTCTCGTCCGGTGCAGCTTTCGCTTCATTCTTCCAATACTGGCCAGCCTTTCCCAGCGGCTACAGCTCACGAGCTGTTCCAAGCCATCGGCAAGGAGCTGCTGACTGGTACCATCTACCTTGACAACATCATTGACGGAATCATAAAACGCATTGAAGGGTTCAACCCGAGTGATCTTCAAGTCGAGACTTTTCGCACGTCAATAGTGTTTAAGAGCGTACGAGCGGCTCTTGAGGGTGAGTTCCCTGACTTGGAGATCAAGATAACCGACTTGATCCCTTGGGCTTTCAGAGACTATGGTCCTCGTCTGCCGCGTTCTTTCGCCCATTCGAAGCTGGCTGTTGTCGGTATGGCCTGTCGTATGCCGGGTGGTGGCAATGATACCGAGCTTTTctgggagattctggagcaggGACGTGACGTTCACACAACAGTGCCGGCAGATCGTTTCGACTTGTCGACTCATTACGATCCTAGTGGCAAAACAGATAATGCTGCAACGACTCCCTACGGTAACTTTGTTGATAAACCGGGATTGTTCGATGCTGGGTTTTTCAACATGTCGCCGAAAGAG GCTGAACAAACAGACCCTATGCAGCGACTGGCGCTCGTCACTGCATATGAAGCTCTGGAGATGGCCGGTGTAGTCCCCGGTCGAACTGCATCGTCGAACCCCAAACGCATTGGTACTTACTACGGGCAGGCGAGTGACGACTGGCGAGAACTGAATGCCTCGCAGAACATTGGCACATACGCAGTGACGGGTGGTGTACGTGCCTTTGGCAACGGGCGCATCAACTACTATTTCAAGTTTCCTGGGCCCTCATTCAACGTCGACACGGCCTGTTCTAGCGGGCTGGCTGCCGTCCAGGTCGCATGCTCGGCTCTTTGGGCGGGGGAGGCGGATACAGTTCTTGCTGGGGGCCTGAATATCATCACCGACCCCGACAACTATGCAGGTTTGGGGTGTGGTCACTTCCTCTCCAAAACAGGGCAGTGCAAGGTTTGGGACGAAACTGCGGACGGCTACTGTCGTGCTGATGGGATCGGCTCCGTCGTCATCAAACGtttggaggatgctgaggcAGATAACGATAATATCATCGCCGTCGTACTCTCTGCAGCTACGAATCACTCAGCCGAGGCTATCTCGATCACCCATCCCCACGCAGGGAATCAGAAAGACAATTACCGCCAGGTTATCGATATGGCTGCCGTTAACCCGTTGGATGTGAGCTATATTGAGCTTCATGGAACAGGGACCCAGGCCGGTGACGCCGTGGAGTCTGAATCTGTGCTCGATGTATTCGCGCCTCGATCGCCGCCACGACGTCCCGATCAGTTGTTACAGCTGGGTGCGGTCAAAAGCAATATCGGGCACGGTGAAGCGGCAGCAGGTATTGCGTCGTTTCTGAAAGTGCTGTTAATGTACCAGAAGAACATGATCCCCGCGCACATTGGTATTCATACAGTTATTAACCCGACTATTCCCAAAGATCTTGAACAGCGTCGGGTCCGGTTGACTCAGACGAACACGCCTTGGCCGCGTCTACCGGGTAAGAAACGGATTGCAATGGTCAACTCCTTTGGAGCTCATGGTGGAAACACGACTGTTCTGTTGGAGGATGCGCCTGAGCGTAACAAGGATGTTGCCCGAGAGAACCGCTCGACTCATACCGTCGTCATATCGGCCAAATCTAAGAAGTCTCTCCAAGCCAATATTGCAAACCTAGCGCTGCATCTGGAGGAGAATCCTGACATCGATCTGGGCGATTTGTCATACACAACCTGCGCACGTCGCATCCATTACACTCTGCGCGTTGGCTTCGCGGTCTCGAGCATCGCCGGGCTAAAGGAAGCCCTACGCAAGGCTGGCGAGAAAGAGGCTCTTGCTGAGGTCCGTCCAACACCAGGGGACGTTCCTCCGGTCGTTTTCGCCTTCACCGGCCAGGGAGCCTTCTACCAGGGCATTGCCCGGGAGCTATTCGAGTCATTCTCTTACTTCCGTGACGAAGTATTGCAACTTGACCACATTGTCCAACGGCTTGGTTTCCAGTCCATTGTGCCCGTGATTGACGGAAGTATTGGCGAGAATCCATCAGCAACCGTGTCGCAGCTTAGCATTGTCGTGATCGAGATTGCGCTTGCGCATCTCTGGACTCTACTGCTCGGCATGCAACCTAGCGCCGTCATCGGCCACAGTCTAGGCGAGTATGCCGCGCTGGTCGTTGCGGGCGTCCTATCTACCGCGGACGGTATCTTCCTCGCCGGGCGACGTGCCCAGTTGATTGAAAAGTGTTGTACAGCTGGCAGCCACGCGATGTTGTCGGTTCGTGCATCAGTATCGGAGATCAGCAAGCTTCTAGGCAATGCCAAGTACGAGATATCCTGCCAGAATACTCTCAACGATACAGTTATTGGCGGCACCAAGGCAAATCTGGACGCTGCCCGTCAAGTTCTCGAGTCTAGCAGCATTAAGTGTGTGCCGGTAGACGTGCCCTTTGCATTTCACACCGAGCAGGTCGACCCAGTACTAGACCAACTAACCCGAGTCGCTGAGACTGTGCACTTCAAGGCCCCCAGTATTCCAATCATATCGCCATTGTTGAGAAGCGTGGTGTTTGACGGCAAGACTATCAATTCCAGTTACTTGATTAGAGCCACACGCGAGCCCGTCCACTTTGCTGGTGCCATAGAGGCTGCGCAGGATCTCGGCATGGTGAATGATAAAACAGTATGGGTCGATGTTGGACCGCATCCTATTTGCGCTAGCTTTGTGCGCAGTTTGATCCCCAAGGCGCGTGTCGCTTCGTCATGCCGGAGAAATGAGGACAACTATGCAACGATGGCGAAGAACCTTGTAGCTCTGCACCTGGCTGGTTGCACTCCTGTCTGGGACGAGTATTTCCGGGCTAATGAAAAGGCGTACAACCTGCTTACTCTGCCCAAATACGCCTGGAACGATGTCAACTACTGGATCCAATATATCGGCACATGGACGTTGGATAAGGCTCATCTGAAGTATACTGGAACAAATGGACCACCGCAGGTTAAgccgtcgtcttcggcatTGCGCACATCTCTGATCCACGAAATCATCGAAGAGACCATTGGCGAAGAAACGGCCACGCTCAAAACCGTCTCTGACTTGCAACACCCGGAATTCCTCGAGGCTGTTCATGGTCATCGGATGAATAATTGTGGCGTAGCAACATCA TCAATCTGGACCGACATGTCGTTGACGGTTGGCGAATATCTGTATAACAAACTAGCACCCGGATCAAAGGTACACATGAATGTGGGCGAGCTTGAGGTCTTGCACGCAACTGTGGCCAATCCTGCCAAAAACTGCACCCAGAACCTGTACCTTGACGCCCATCTAGACTTACGCACGCAGAAGATGTCACTTGCCTGGTTTAATGTCGATCCTGCAACTGGGAGCAAGGCAGCCGAATCTTATGCTACTGGATCTGTGCGTTTCGAGGCTGATGCGGAGAAGTGGAAGTCTGAATGGGAGCGTCTGACACACTTGGTGCTCGGCCGAATCGAGACATTAGAGAGCATGGCCAAGGACGGACAAGCAAGCCAGTTGTCCAAGGCGTTATCCTATGCCCTATTCAAGAACGTGGTTGATTACGCTGACCATTATCGCGGCATGGAACGGGTGGTAATGCACGACTATGAAGCGTTCTGCGATATCAAGCTCACGCCAGAACGCCGAGGTATGTTCCATACGCCGCCGCACTGGATCGATAGTGTTTCCCATCTTGCTGGTCTTATCATGAACGGGAGCGATGCCTCCAACACCCGCGATTACTTCTTCGTCACACCAGGCTATGAGAGTTTCCGTTTGCTGGCAAAACTGGACCCTGACGTCAAGTATCAGAGCTATGTGCGCATGTTCCCACTGCCAGAGGCCAACATGTACGGAGGCGATTTGTACATTTTGCAGGATAATCAGATCATTGGCATGGTTGGTCATTTCAAGTTCAGACGAGTACCACGCCTGCTCATGGATCGATTCTTTTCGGCTGAAGCAGCCTCAAAACAATCAGTGGCGGCTTCTGCGTCTTCTGCGCCTAAGACTGCAACCAAACATGCCCCGCTGCCGGCCTCCAAACCGGCCCAAGCACCAGCTGAACCAACACCCTCGTCGCTTCCCACAGTTCAAGCACAGAATACCAGCCCCCCTCAACAAGTAACGCCGTCGAAACCCGCAATGAACGGCGTGAAAACgcctgaagaggagaagcccGGCAAAGCAGATGCCGAAGGTCCGAACGGAACGACCTCTCAACCAGAAGCGACCGGCGTAGTTGGCCAATGCCTGCAATTGATCGCTAACGAGACAGGACAAAGCGTGAATGAGTTGACACCGGATGCCACTTTTGTGCAGCTAGGAGTTGACTCGCTCATGTCACTTGTGCTCTCAGAGAAATTCCGGGCCGAGCTTGGTTTGGAGGTCAAGAGCTCGCTTTTCCTAGAGTGCCCGACAGTTGGAGATATGATGGACTGGTTAGAGCAGTACTGTTAG
- a CDS encoding carbamoyl-phosphate synthase (glutamine-hydrolyzing) CPA2 (transcript_id=CADANIAT00007019), with protein sequence MVLAARCGQATSSLLRQRCLAETRRSALALRSFTSPSTTRSTASALRLQQKTPSPWRSQQLRNFSSALCRLAAESSSVGDSLFSSGIVNPGANLVDVKKVLVIGSGGLSIGQAGEFDYSGSQALKALKEAGVQSVLINPNIATIQTDHKLADEVYYLPVTPEYVTYVIERERPDGIFLSFGGQTALNLGVQMNRMGTFERYGVRVLGTSIKTLETSEDRDLFAKALNEINIPIAESIAVGTVDEALKAADEVGYPIIVRSAYALGGLGSGFANNPEELKNLASRSLTLSPQILVEKSLRGWKEVEYEVVRDASNNCITVCNMENFDPLGIHTGDSIVVAPSQTLSDEEYHMLRTAAIKIVRHLGVVGECNVQYALQPDGLDYRVIEVNARLSRSSALASKATGYPLAYTAAKIGLGHTLPELPNAVTKTTTANFEPSLDYIVTKIPRWDLSKFQHVNRDIGSAMKSVGEVMAIGRTFEESFQKAIRQVDPRFVGFQGDKFENLDEVLKNPTDRRWLAVGQAMLHENYSVDKVHELTKIDKWFLYKLQNIVDNHNELKEIGSLFGVNKELMLKSKKLGFSDKQIAQLVGASEDDVRARRKGFGIRPWVKKIDTLAAEFPADTNYLYTTYNATSHDVTFDDHGTIILGSGVYRIGSSVEFDWCAVNATLSLRNMGKKTVMINYNPETYSTDFDTADKLYFEELSYERVMDIYELESASGVVVSVGGQLPQNIALRLQETGGANVLGTNPKDIDNAEDRHKFSQILDSIGVDQPAWKELTSVAEAERFAEAVGYPVLVRPSYVLSGAAMSVIHSQDELKEKLLNASAVSPDHPVVITKFIEGAQEIDVDAVASNGKLLLHAISEHVEPAGVHSGDATLVLPPASLEKPVMSRVKEIAEKVAKAWNITGPFNMQIIKADQEGAEPQLKVIECNLRASRSFPFVSKVLGTNFIDVATKALVGRDVPEPVDLMEVKRDYLATKVPQFSWTRLAGADPFLGVEMASTGEIACFGKDVVEAYWASLQSTMNFRVPEPGEGILLGGDITNPALAQIVDLLHPLGFKFFAASPEVKAHIESATKEHTPVQVIEFPKKDKRALREVFQKYDIRGCFNLAKTRGKTLLDEDYVMRRNAVDFGVPLFMETKTAQLFAQAMNQKLPRPEGIPSEVRTWSNFVGGKLL encoded by the exons ATGGTTCTTGCTGCTCGGTGCGGGCAGGCTACGTCCTCCCTCCTGCGTCAACGATGTCTCGCTGAGACCCGTCGCTCTGCACTGGCATTGCGGTCTTTCACGTCCCCGAGCACCACCCGTTCCACAGCATCGGCACTTCGATTGCAACAGAAGACTCCTTCGCCATGGCGGTCGCAGCAGTTgcgcaacttctccagcgcgCTCTGCCGTCTAGCTGCCGAGTCGTCCTCTGTCGGCGACAGTCTATTCTCTAGCGGAATTGTCAACCCTGGTGCTAACTTGGTTGACGTCAAGAAGGTGCTGGTTATCGGTAGTGGTGGTCTGAGCATTGGCCAGGCTGGAGAGTTCGATTACTCTG GTTCCCAGGCCCTCAAAGCTCTCAAGGAAGCCGGTGTGCAGTCGGTTTTGATCAACCCCAACATTGCTACGATTCAGACAGACCACAAGCTTGCTGATGAAGTTTACTACCTCCCCGTCACGCCGGAGTACGTAACATACGTTATCGAAAGGGAGCGCCCTGACGgtatcttcctttccttcggTGGGCAGACCGCCCTGAACCTCGGTGTGCAAATGAACCGCATGGGCACCTTTGAGCGCTACGGTGTGCGTGTCCTTGGAACCAGCATCAAGACCCTGGAGACCAGTGAAGACCGTGACCTGTTCGCCAAGGCCCTAAATGAAATCAACATTCCTATTGCCGAGTCTATCGCCGTTGGCACCGTTGAtgaggctctgaaggctgctgatgagGTTGGCTATCCCATCATCGTCCGTTCGGCCTACGCTCTCGGTGGTCTCGGTTCCGGCTTTGCGAACAACCccgaggagttgaagaactTGGCCTCACGTTCCTTGACTCTCTCCCCCCAGATTTTGGTTGAGAAGTCTCTTCGTGGCTGGAAGGAGGTCGAGTACGAAGTCGTCCGTGATGCTTCCAACAACTGCATTACTGTCTGTAACATGGAGAACTTCGATCCCCTGGGAATCCACACTGGTGACAGTATCGTCGTTGCGCCGAGTCAGACTCTGTCCGATGAGGAGTACCATATGCTCCGTACCGCCGCCATCAAAATTGTCCGCCATCttggtgttgttggtgaATGTAACGTCCAGTACGCTCTGCAACCTGATGGACTCGACTACCGTGTCATTGAAGTCAACGCTCGTCTTTCCCGCTCCTCGGCTCTTGCCTCCAAGGCCACCGGTTACCCTCTTGCCTATACCGCTGCGAAGATCGGTCTGGGACACACTTTGCCTGAGCTCCCCAACGCTGTTACCAAGACCACAACCGCAAACTTCGAGCCCAGCTTGGACTACATCGTTACCAAGATTCCTCGTTGGGACCTGAGCAAGTTCCAGCACGTTAACCGTGATATTGGCAGTGCTATGAAGTCCGTTGGTGAGGTCATGGCTATCGGCCGTACCTTCGAGGAATCGTTCCAGAAGGCTATCCGCCAGGTCGATCCTCGCTTCGTTGGATTCCAGGGTGACAAGTTCGAGAACCTGGATGAGGTCTTGAAGAACCCTACCGACCGCCGCTGGTTGGCTGTCGGCCAGGCTATGCTTCACGAAAACTACTCTGTGGACAAGGTTCACGAGCTGACCAAGATCGATAAGTGGTTCTTGTACAAGCTCCAGAACATCGTTGACAACCACAACGAACTCAAGGAAATTGGCAGCCTCTTCGGTGTCAACAAggagctgatgctgaagtCCAAGAAGCTTGGTTTCTCTGACAAGCAGATTGCTCAGCTCGTTGGTGCgtctgaagatgatgtcCGTGCCCGCAGGAAGGGGTTTGGCATCAGACCTtgggtgaagaagattgatACACTGGCTGCTGAGTTCCCTGCTGACACCAATTATCTCTACACCACGTACAACGCTACTTCCCACGATGTTACCTTTGATGACCATGGAACCATCATTCTTGGAAGCGGCGTGTACCGTATTGGTAGCTCTGTCGAATTTGACTGGTGTGCCGTCAACGCCACTCTTTCTCTCAGGAACATGGGCAAGAAGACTGTTATGATTAATTACAACCCTGAAACCTACTCCACCGACTTCGACACTGCTGACAAGCTGTACTTTGAAGAACTCAGCTACGAGCGTGTCATGGATATCTATGAGCTCGAGAGCGCCAGCGGGGTGGTTGTCTCCGTCGGTGGCCAGCTTCCTCAGAACATCGCCCTCCGGCTACAGGAAACCGGCGGTGCCAATGTCCTCGGTACTAACCCCAAGGACATTGACAACGCTGAGGATCGCCACAAGTTCTCTCAGATCCTGGACAGCATTGGTGTTGATCAGCctgcttggaaggagctCACCTCTGTTGCTGAGGCTGAGCGCTTCGCTGAGGCTGTTGGCTACCCTGTGTTGGTTCGTCCCAGTTACGTCCTCTCCGGTGCTGCCATGAGTGTTATCCACAGCCAGGAtgagctgaaggagaagctcctgAACGCCAGTGCCGTTTCTCCCGATCACCCTGTTGTTATCACCAAGTTCATTGAAGGTGCCCAGGAaattgatgttgatgccgtTGCCTCCAATGgaaagcttcttctgcacgCCATCAGTGAACACGTTGAGCCTGCCGGTGTCCATTCTGGTGACGCCACCCTTGTCCTTCCCCCCGCTTCCCTGGAGAAGCCCGTGATGAGCCGTGTTAAGGAAATCGCTGAGAAGGTTGCCAAAGCATGGAACATCACCGGTCCCTTCAACATGCAGATCATCAAGGCCGACCAGGAGGGTGCCGAGCCCCAGCTCAAGGTCATTGAGTGCAACCTCCGTGCTTCTCGCTCTTTCCCCTTCGTCAGCAAGGTTCTTGGAACCAACTTCATTGACGTCGCTACCAAGGCCCTTGTTGGCCGTGATGTCCCTGAGCCTGTCGACCTTATGGAAGTCAAGCGTGACTACCTTGCCACTAAGGTTCCTCAATTCTCTTGGACCCGTCTCGCTGGTGCTGATCCTTTCCTCGGCGTCGAGATGGCCAGTACTGGAGAAATCGCTTGCTTTGGTAAGGACGTTGTTGAGGCCTACTGGGCTTCCCTGCAGTCCACCATGAACTTCCGCGTGCCTGAGCCTGGTGAGGGTATCCTGCTGGGCGGTGATATCACCAACCCTGCTCTGGCCCAGATTGTTGACCTCCTCCACCCTCTGGGCTTCAAATTCTTCGCTGCCAGTCCTGAAGTTAAGGCTCACATCGAGTCTGCAACCAAGGAGCACACCCCTGTCCAGGTGATCGAGTTTCCCAAGAAGGACAAGCGTGCCCTTCGTGAGGTCTTCCAGAAGTACGACATCCGGGGCTGCTTCAACCTTGCCAAGACTCGCGGCAAGacccttctcgacgaggacTATGTTATGCGCCGAAACGCAGTCGACTTTGGTGTCCCTCTCTTCATGGAAACCAAG ACTGCCCAACTATTCGCTCAAGCCATGAACCAGAAGCTCCCTCGTCCTGAGGGCATTCCCTCCGAAGTCCGGACCTGGTCCAACTTCGTTGGCGGCAAGCTTCTGTAA